The following proteins are co-located in the Dyadobacter chenwenxiniae genome:
- a CDS encoding SusD/RagB family nutrient-binding outer membrane lipoprotein, translating to MKRLIIFFLPILLMTACVDSLDDYNVDQKRPSEVPPVNLFSNALKGLADTLTSPNVNVNNYRLYVQHWATTTYLDEPRYNVTARIVPQAFWQGLYKGVISDLNEARRLLNADEFIVPANREVQLAQIEVVEIMAWAALVNTFGNIPYSESLNPDNVLPKYDDAKTVYDDLLARLDVAIPKFSAAGVGFTNGDLLYDGDKAQWAKFSNSLKLKLAMIIADSDPAKAKTLVAQAAPNVFTSNNDNAAFPYIDTPPNYNVIAQNLNPLYSSRQDFVASATIINPMNDLKDPRLPAFFTTVDGKYVGGAYGFSNTYSSFSHVGDNIIEPDLEGLLLDYSEVEFLLAEAAERGFITGSAATHYNKAVGASIEYWLNNIGAPAATITAATAAYLAQPKVAYATAGANYKEKIGFQKWLALYNRGWEAWVEWRRLDYPKLLPPTGGNAPAGLAIPVRMIYPINEQTLNGANRESAASAIGGDLVTTKLWWDKF from the coding sequence ATGAAAAGATTAATCATTTTCTTTCTCCCGATCCTGCTGATGACCGCATGCGTCGACAGCCTGGACGACTACAATGTTGACCAGAAGCGCCCTTCGGAGGTGCCACCGGTGAATTTATTTTCCAATGCACTGAAGGGACTTGCGGATACACTTACAAGCCCTAACGTAAACGTGAACAACTATCGTTTGTACGTACAACACTGGGCAACAACCACTTATCTGGATGAGCCTCGTTACAACGTGACAGCGCGTATAGTTCCTCAGGCTTTCTGGCAAGGACTTTACAAAGGTGTAATTTCTGACCTGAATGAAGCACGCAGATTGCTGAATGCAGACGAGTTCATTGTTCCAGCGAACAGAGAGGTGCAATTGGCACAGATCGAAGTAGTTGAAATCATGGCCTGGGCTGCGCTTGTGAACACTTTTGGTAACATTCCGTATTCGGAATCTCTGAATCCGGATAACGTTCTTCCTAAGTATGACGATGCGAAAACAGTTTACGACGATTTGCTTGCCCGTCTGGACGTAGCAATTCCTAAGTTTAGCGCGGCGGGTGTAGGGTTTACAAATGGCGACTTGCTTTATGATGGCGACAAGGCACAATGGGCCAAGTTTTCAAATTCGTTGAAATTAAAACTGGCGATGATTATTGCGGACAGCGATCCTGCCAAAGCAAAAACACTTGTAGCACAAGCTGCGCCGAATGTATTCACTTCGAACAACGACAACGCGGCGTTCCCTTACATTGACACCCCGCCAAACTACAATGTGATCGCTCAAAATTTGAATCCATTGTATTCAAGCCGTCAGGATTTCGTAGCCTCGGCAACGATTATTAACCCAATGAACGATCTAAAAGACCCGAGACTTCCGGCATTCTTCACCACAGTTGATGGTAAATATGTTGGTGGCGCTTACGGATTTTCTAACACTTACTCTTCATTCTCTCACGTAGGAGACAACATCATCGAGCCGGATTTGGAAGGTTTGTTGCTGGATTATTCAGAAGTTGAGTTCTTGCTTGCGGAAGCAGCAGAAAGAGGTTTCATTACAGGTTCTGCTGCAACGCATTACAACAAAGCTGTTGGCGCTTCAATAGAATACTGGTTGAATAACATCGGCGCGCCGGCTGCAACAATCACTGCTGCAACAGCGGCCTACCTTGCTCAGCCAAAAGTGGCTTATGCAACAGCGGGAGCTAATTACAAAGAAAAAATCGGCTTCCAGAAATGGTTGGCATTGTATAACAGAGGATGGGAAGCATGGGTTGAATGGAGAAGATTGGATTATCCAAAATTGCTTCCTCCAACAGGTGGTAACGCCCCTGCCGGACTTGCTATTCCAGTTAGAATGATCTACCCGATCAACGAGCAAACACTGAATGGTGCTAATCGCGAATCGGCAGCAAGTGCAATCGGTGGCGACCTTGTAACGACTAAATTATGGTGGGATAAGTTTTAA
- a CDS encoding TonB-dependent receptor domain-containing protein: MYSENPYYSRYQNYSNDTRDNFFGYAQAVYKLAPWVDITGRFAYNGTQDFQEERIAFNSSSPAEYSRYNRGFNETNLDVIVNFRKAITKDINFSGLAGGSMRRSKLNAIRAKTNGGMVVPGLYSLLNSINAIEAPSETYQRIGVDGIYAQASFGYKDLINLDLTARQDKSSTLPKDNNTYFYPAIGANFNFSNLPGLKFDWFTMGKLSANYAEVGNDAPWGSVLDVYDKPTGIGSTPYFTLRNTKNNPNLKSERTKSYEFGLETAFLNDRVGFNFTYYRSQTLDQVLPVSVSAATGFAFKYINSGEVQNKGIEISAYVTPIKTADFSWTLSANFARNRNKVVSLYEGVTNVPVATLQGGVSLNAAVGQPFGIIRGTNFEYHKDNGQKIVRSNGTYAATASAAEIIGNPNPDWIGGISNNLKFKSLSLSFLLDIRHGGDVWSLDQWYGEGTGMYPITAGLNELGNPKRDPAYNYDKDGKRLGLTDRPGGVLFPGVKADGSPNDIRAENSDGNGNTAYGYPTNPPRAMYIYDASYIKLREVALTYALPQVFVEKLRAFKGVDVSLIGRNLWIIQKNMEFQDPEEGLGSGLLNGAGGYQSGAYPAVRSYGFNVKFRF, from the coding sequence ATCTACTCTGAAAACCCATATTATTCCCGTTACCAAAACTACTCGAACGACACACGTGATAACTTCTTCGGTTACGCACAGGCAGTTTACAAACTCGCTCCGTGGGTTGACATAACAGGTCGTTTTGCTTACAACGGAACACAGGATTTCCAGGAAGAAAGGATCGCATTTAACAGTTCCAGCCCAGCAGAATACAGCCGTTACAACAGAGGTTTCAATGAAACTAACCTGGATGTGATCGTTAATTTCCGCAAGGCGATCACAAAAGACATTAATTTTTCAGGTTTGGCGGGTGGAAGCATGCGCAGATCTAAGTTGAACGCGATCAGGGCTAAAACGAACGGTGGTATGGTTGTACCAGGACTTTATTCCCTGTTGAACTCTATCAACGCGATCGAAGCTCCGTCTGAAACTTACCAGCGCATTGGTGTGGATGGGATTTACGCACAGGCTTCATTTGGTTACAAAGATCTTATCAACCTTGACCTTACGGCAAGACAAGATAAATCTTCAACGCTGCCAAAAGACAACAACACCTATTTCTATCCTGCAATCGGTGCCAACTTCAACTTCTCAAACCTCCCAGGTCTGAAGTTTGATTGGTTCACAATGGGTAAACTGAGCGCAAACTACGCGGAAGTAGGTAATGATGCTCCCTGGGGAAGTGTATTGGACGTTTACGACAAGCCAACTGGTATCGGATCGACTCCATACTTTACATTGCGTAACACTAAAAACAACCCTAACCTGAAATCAGAGCGTACAAAAAGCTATGAATTCGGATTGGAAACAGCATTCCTGAACGATCGTGTAGGTTTTAACTTCACTTACTACCGTTCACAAACGCTTGATCAGGTCCTTCCTGTATCGGTCTCAGCTGCGACAGGATTTGCTTTCAAGTATATTAACTCAGGAGAAGTTCAAAACAAAGGTATCGAGATCTCTGCTTACGTAACGCCGATAAAAACTGCTGACTTCTCATGGACATTGAGCGCGAATTTTGCACGTAACAGAAATAAGGTTGTCAGCTTATATGAAGGTGTGACAAACGTTCCTGTTGCCACTTTGCAAGGTGGTGTTTCTCTGAATGCTGCTGTTGGACAACCATTTGGTATCATCCGTGGAACGAACTTCGAATATCATAAAGACAATGGTCAGAAAATAGTTCGCTCGAATGGTACGTACGCTGCAACTGCAAGTGCTGCCGAAATTATCGGAAACCCAAACCCGGACTGGATTGGTGGTATCAGCAACAATTTGAAATTCAAATCACTTTCATTGAGTTTCTTGCTGGATATTCGTCACGGCGGAGATGTATGGTCACTGGATCAATGGTATGGAGAAGGAACAGGTATGTATCCGATCACTGCCGGCTTGAACGAATTGGGTAACCCAAAAAGAGATCCTGCTTACAACTATGATAAGGATGGTAAAAGACTTGGTCTGACAGATCGCCCAGGTGGTGTGTTGTTCCCGGGTGTTAAGGCTGATGGTAGCCCTAACGACATCAGAGCTGAAAACTCCGATGGTAACGGAAACACGGCTTATGGTTATCCAACAAACCCTCCCCGTGCAATGTACATTTATGACGCGAGCTATATTAAGCTGAGAGAAGTTGCTTTGACTTACGCTTTGCCACAAGTTTTCGTTGAGAAACTGCGCGCTTTCAAAGGGGTTGACGTTTCACTTATCGGACGTAACCTTTGGATCATTCAAAAGAATATGGAATTCCAGGATCCGGAAGAAGGTTTGGGCTCCGGCTTGCTGAACGGTGCAGGCGGTTACCAGAGTGGTGCATATCCAGCGGTAAGAAGTTATGGTTTCAATGTTAAATTCCGTTTCTAA
- a CDS encoding carboxypeptidase-like regulatory domain-containing protein — translation MLLTAQVFAQDRAVTGKVSAEDGSALPGVNISLKGTNRGTTTNAQGEFSINAESNSTLVFSFIGFQTQEAAVGSQTTINISLKNDVSQLQEVVVTALGQERKRNELVYAAQQVNAEQITQARNPSVMNALAGKVAGLDIKTNNNMGGSTSAVIRGFKSITGNNQALWVIDGVPVSNANTNTSDQQTGRAGTDYGNAAADINPDNIASVNVLKGAAATALYGSRASNGVILITTKQGRKNSFDVVVNSGVTWGKIDKSTFVKYQKEYGAGYDGDGAKTRFYRGNLGSGEGNITLFDADASYGPRFDPSVMVYQWDALDPSSPNYQKMTPWVAAANGPDKFYETGVNSNQSVSITGGGENTTFKVGYTRNDEKGVLPNSKLGKNLFNFSATFDLTKKLSVQANANYSQIKGLGRYGTGYDGKNPNQQFRQWFQTNVDLLEQKDAYFRNEQNVTWNWG, via the coding sequence ATGCTATTGACAGCACAGGTTTTTGCCCAGGATCGCGCCGTGACTGGTAAAGTCAGCGCCGAAGACGGCTCCGCGCTGCCAGGTGTGAACATTTCTTTGAAAGGTACTAATCGCGGTACTACCACCAACGCCCAGGGAGAATTCTCGATTAATGCCGAATCGAATTCTACGCTGGTTTTTAGCTTTATCGGTTTCCAGACTCAGGAGGCCGCAGTAGGAAGTCAAACCACTATCAACATTTCTCTTAAGAATGATGTAAGCCAGTTACAGGAAGTTGTTGTAACGGCATTAGGCCAGGAAAGAAAAAGAAATGAGTTGGTTTACGCTGCCCAGCAGGTTAACGCAGAGCAGATCACGCAGGCACGTAACCCAAGTGTAATGAATGCACTGGCTGGTAAAGTGGCCGGTTTGGATATCAAAACCAACAATAACATGGGTGGATCTACCAGCGCGGTTATCCGTGGTTTTAAATCCATTACCGGTAACAACCAGGCGCTATGGGTTATCGATGGTGTGCCTGTATCCAATGCCAACACCAACACTTCTGATCAGCAGACAGGCCGCGCAGGAACTGACTACGGTAATGCCGCAGCGGATATCAACCCGGACAACATTGCTTCGGTTAACGTTTTGAAAGGTGCGGCTGCAACTGCATTGTACGGTTCACGTGCATCTAACGGTGTGATCCTGATCACTACCAAGCAAGGACGTAAAAACAGCTTTGACGTTGTTGTAAACAGCGGTGTTACCTGGGGTAAGATTGACAAATCGACTTTCGTAAAATACCAGAAAGAATATGGCGCAGGATACGATGGTGACGGCGCAAAAACACGTTTTTACCGTGGTAACCTGGGATCTGGCGAAGGAAATATCACATTGTTTGACGCTGATGCTTCTTACGGTCCTAGATTTGACCCAAGTGTAATGGTTTATCAGTGGGATGCACTAGATCCAAGTTCACCAAATTACCAGAAAATGACTCCATGGGTTGCTGCGGCAAACGGACCGGACAAATTTTATGAAACGGGTGTAAACTCTAACCAGAGCGTAAGTATCACAGGTGGTGGCGAAAACACTACATTTAAAGTTGGTTATACGAGAAATGATGAAAAAGGCGTGCTTCCAAACAGTAAATTGGGCAAAAACCTTTTCAATTTCTCAGCAACATTTGACTTGACGAAGAAACTTTCAGTTCAGGCCAATGCTAACTACTCACAAATCAAAGGTCTTGGTCGCTATGGAACGGGTTACGATGGTAAAAACCCTAACCAACAGTTCAGACAGTGGTTTCAGACCAACGTTGATTTGTTAGAACAAAAAGACGCTTATTTCCGAAACGAGCAGAATGTAACGTGGAACTGGGGCTAG
- a CDS encoding amidohydrolase, which produces MLRKLLPIALVLLALHAEAQTNLSASIDQKAQLLEKKLVEWRRDFHQNPELGNREFKTAEKVASHLKQLGIEVQTGIAHTGVVGLLKGGKPGPVVALRADMDGLPVTERVDVPFKSNVTVDYNGQKTGVMHACGHDTHVAILMGVAEVLAGMKNEIPGTIKFIFQPAEEGAPEGEEGGAKLMVKEGVLENPAVEAIFGLHIDALIEVGKIAYKPGATMAAVDFFSIDVKGKQTHGAYPWSGVDPIVTSSQIIMGLQTIVSRNLNLTQAPAVVTVGAVNGGIRQNIIPESVKMIGTIRTFDEGMHTHVHKRMNEIATNIAESAGASAKVNINVMYPVTFNNEALTAKMIGTLDNVAGKGNVSLIPAKTGAEDFSYFQQKVPGFFFFLGGMPKGKSIEEAAPHHTPDFYVDEGSLVLGVRSLSRLATDYLQMAKTSEVKKAKSK; this is translated from the coding sequence ATGCTTAGAAAATTACTTCCAATCGCGCTTGTTTTATTGGCTCTCCACGCAGAAGCGCAGACCAATTTGTCGGCCTCAATCGATCAGAAGGCACAGTTGCTGGAAAAAAAGCTGGTGGAATGGCGCCGCGATTTTCACCAAAACCCGGAGCTGGGTAACCGCGAATTCAAAACGGCCGAAAAAGTGGCGAGTCATTTGAAACAACTGGGCATTGAAGTGCAAACAGGCATTGCACATACGGGGGTCGTGGGTTTACTAAAAGGTGGGAAGCCGGGTCCGGTTGTAGCGCTAAGAGCGGATATGGACGGGTTGCCCGTTACCGAACGTGTGGATGTGCCGTTTAAGTCGAATGTAACGGTTGATTATAACGGTCAAAAAACGGGCGTAATGCATGCTTGCGGCCATGATACGCACGTTGCAATCCTGATGGGCGTTGCGGAAGTGCTGGCTGGAATGAAAAACGAAATCCCCGGAACGATCAAGTTTATTTTTCAGCCTGCCGAAGAGGGCGCGCCGGAAGGGGAGGAAGGCGGTGCAAAATTAATGGTTAAAGAGGGCGTTCTCGAAAATCCAGCCGTTGAAGCCATTTTCGGACTACATATTGATGCATTAATAGAAGTTGGCAAGATCGCTTACAAGCCGGGAGCAACCATGGCAGCGGTAGATTTTTTCAGCATTGATGTGAAAGGAAAGCAGACACACGGCGCCTATCCGTGGTCCGGCGTGGACCCGATTGTAACCTCTTCGCAGATCATTATGGGATTGCAGACCATCGTGAGCCGCAATCTTAATCTTACGCAAGCGCCCGCAGTGGTGACTGTCGGTGCGGTGAATGGCGGCATAAGACAGAACATTATTCCGGAAAGCGTAAAAATGATAGGCACGATCCGCACATTTGACGAGGGCATGCATACCCATGTGCACAAGCGTATGAATGAGATCGCGACCAACATTGCGGAAAGCGCAGGTGCATCTGCCAAGGTGAATATCAATGTAATGTATCCCGTGACATTCAACAATGAAGCGTTAACCGCGAAAATGATCGGGACACTTGATAATGTGGCAGGGAAAGGCAATGTGTCATTAATCCCGGCAAAAACCGGTGCCGAAGATTTCTCCTATTTTCAGCAAAAAGTCCCCGGATTCTTCTTTTTTCTGGGTGGGATGCCGAAGGGGAAGTCCATAGAGGAAGCGGCACCGCACCATACGCCTGATTTTTATGTAGACGAAGGCAGCCTTGTGCTAGGTGTTCGCTCGCTGAGCCGCCTGGCAACGGATTATCTGCAAATGGCTAAAACAAGCGAAGTTAAGAAGGCGAAAAGCAAGTAA
- a CDS encoding SDR family oxidoreductase, which produces METFKNRVVWVTGASSGIGEAVALAFAKEGARLVLTARREQELQRVKQLTGLPDASILVLPMDVTEFDKAQGAAEQVIAYFGRIDIMVHNAGVSQRSYVNDTTLDVYQKLMDVNFFSTVALTKAVLPYMVQQKSGHFIVISSVAGKIGTIMRSGYNAAKHALHGFYDSLRAEGYNDNIKVTTICPGYIRTNISLNAMDASGSKFGKMDSNQVKGIPAEECAKRILDAVRNDKKEIYIGGFKEVAAIYLKRFLPNLLFDQVRKNIPE; this is translated from the coding sequence ATGGAGACATTTAAAAATAGAGTTGTGTGGGTCACTGGCGCATCTTCCGGGATCGGAGAGGCAGTAGCGCTTGCATTTGCCAAAGAAGGCGCCAGGCTTGTGCTCACTGCCCGGCGGGAACAAGAGTTGCAAAGAGTGAAACAACTGACCGGATTACCAGATGCTTCCATCCTGGTGCTTCCTATGGATGTTACCGAGTTTGACAAAGCCCAAGGCGCTGCCGAACAAGTGATTGCGTACTTTGGACGGATCGATATCATGGTTCACAATGCAGGTGTCAGCCAGCGCTCCTATGTGAATGATACCACGCTGGATGTTTATCAGAAACTGATGGATGTAAATTTTTTCAGCACCGTGGCGCTTACCAAGGCCGTTTTGCCCTACATGGTGCAGCAAAAAAGCGGGCATTTTATTGTAATCAGCAGCGTTGCCGGCAAAATCGGCACGATCATGCGATCGGGTTATAATGCAGCCAAGCATGCCCTTCATGGCTTTTATGATTCATTACGTGCTGAGGGTTACAATGATAACATCAAAGTGACGACGATTTGTCCGGGTTACATCCGCACTAACATTTCGCTGAATGCAATGGATGCTTCCGGAAGTAAATTTGGCAAAATGGATTCCAATCAAGTGAAAGGAATCCCGGCCGAAGAATGCGCCAAACGAATTCTGGACGCTGTGAGAAACGATAAAAAGGAAATTTACATTGGCGGCTTTAAAGAAGTTGCCGCCATATATTTAAAACGTTTTTTACCAAACCTGCTTTTTGATCAGGTGCGTAAGAACATTCCGGAATAA
- a CDS encoding S66 peptidase family protein, whose product MNKIKLPSFLKPGDKIGIVAPASVLNYDDILPGIDIFKNDWGLEVIEGQTLKTASNQFAAPDNVRLADLQTMLDDPSIKAVIAARGGYGCSRIVDQLNFDQFLKNPKWVVGFSDLTVILSRILGLGYASLHAPMAKSITTDGAEMAKESLRQMLFGEMPHYAVETHELNRSGTANAEVAGGNLCLLAHLIGTETDVDTDGKILFIEDINEYLYNLDRMMIQMKRAGKFDNLAGLIVGQFTDMKDNSSPTFGKTYYEIIHEHIAEFDYPVCFNFPVGHVGDNRAMGVGMEAFLTVTREDVSFHFAHPTS is encoded by the coding sequence ATGAATAAAATCAAGCTCCCATCCTTCCTTAAACCGGGTGATAAAATTGGCATTGTAGCTCCGGCGAGCGTTTTGAATTATGATGACATTCTGCCGGGAATTGATATTTTCAAGAATGATTGGGGGCTTGAAGTAATTGAAGGACAGACTTTGAAAACGGCTTCGAACCAGTTTGCTGCCCCCGACAATGTGCGTCTCGCCGATCTGCAAACGATGCTGGATGACCCTTCCATTAAAGCCGTCATCGCAGCCCGCGGCGGTTATGGGTGTTCCCGGATTGTAGATCAGCTTAATTTCGATCAGTTTCTAAAAAACCCGAAATGGGTCGTAGGTTTCAGCGACCTTACCGTTATTCTTTCGCGGATATTGGGTTTGGGTTACGCCAGTTTGCATGCACCAATGGCGAAGTCAATCACGACAGACGGAGCCGAAATGGCCAAAGAATCGCTCAGGCAAATGCTGTTTGGCGAAATGCCGCATTATGCAGTAGAAACACATGAACTGAATAGATCTGGAACTGCAAATGCCGAGGTTGCGGGCGGCAACCTTTGTCTGCTGGCGCATCTGATCGGGACGGAAACGGACGTTGACACGGACGGAAAAATCCTTTTTATTGAAGACATTAACGAATATCTCTACAACCTGGACCGTATGATGATCCAGATGAAGCGGGCTGGTAAATTTGACAATCTGGCCGGTTTGATCGTAGGACAATTCACGGATATGAAGGATAATAGCAGTCCGACATTTGGTAAAACCTACTACGAAATCATTCACGAACACATTGCGGAGTTCGATTATCCGGTTTGTTTCAATTTCCCCGTGGGCCACGTTGGCGACAACCGCGCCATGGGCGTTGGAATGGAGGCTTTTCTGACTGTTACCCGCGAGGATGTTTCCTTTCATTTTGCACACCCTACTAGCTGA
- a CDS encoding Txe/YoeB family addiction module toxin has product MEITYSPRANAELLHWKKTNNTIILKKIRALIESISETPFEGIGKPEALKYDLSGHWSRRITKEHRLVYQVFDDIILVLSLKGHYEP; this is encoded by the coding sequence ATGGAAATAACGTATTCCCCACGGGCGAATGCTGAATTACTGCATTGGAAAAAGACCAACAACACTATCATTTTAAAGAAAATACGCGCACTTATTGAGTCAATATCTGAAACACCCTTTGAGGGAATTGGAAAACCCGAAGCGCTAAAATATGACCTTTCTGGACATTGGTCCAGACGAATAACTAAAGAACATCGCCTTGTTTATCAGGTGTTCGATGATATAATACTTGTATTATCTCTAAAAGGTCACTACGAACCCTAG
- a CDS encoding DUF2683 family protein: MTTLLIKTEDEAFLTAVKNLLKDFQVAFEEREESPYDPEFVKKIKQGRQDILEGKGVKIELDDIWK, from the coding sequence ATGACAACACTATTGATTAAAACAGAAGATGAAGCGTTTTTAACAGCTGTTAAGAACCTGTTGAAAGACTTCCAGGTTGCATTTGAAGAAAGGGAAGAAAGTCCATATGACCCGGAATTTGTAAAAAAAATAAAGCAGGGCCGACAGGATATTCTTGAAGGTAAAGGTGTCAAGATCGAGCTTGACGATATATGGAAATAA
- a CDS encoding DUF721 domain-containing protein, translating to MAQHYRFDKEKASRRPGVTPLKDAIDQMLEKYRLRNRFDQSYVVAHWDKIMGSAIATRTKTVYIKDRTLFLQIESAPLRNELFRAKAKIIELINREMGSDLLEEVVFI from the coding sequence ATGGCGCAACATTATCGGTTCGACAAAGAAAAAGCCTCCCGGCGGCCTGGCGTCACGCCGTTGAAAGATGCCATTGATCAAATGCTGGAAAAGTATCGTTTACGGAACCGGTTTGATCAATCTTATGTAGTCGCGCATTGGGACAAAATCATGGGTTCAGCAATCGCAACGCGGACAAAAACCGTTTACATTAAAGACAGGACCCTTTTTCTCCAAATAGAATCCGCCCCGTTACGCAATGAGCTATTTCGCGCGAAGGCTAAGATTATTGAGCTGATCAACAGAGAAATGGGCTCGGATCTGCTGGAAGAAGTGGTTTTTATTTAG